The following coding sequences lie in one Arthrobacter sp. SLBN-122 genomic window:
- a CDS encoding ABC transporter substrate-binding protein, whose product MSNPIDVGSVLGGRYKVTATVLASHDHDLVLDGVDQVLNRPVSILVAGPENTEQVAQSAREVATGERPGTVQVLDLGVTEDATYLITNHTSAADLLDLAVTPNPPYVEPFFTDTLGSEIFGQPRSHEPEPYDEEDHVDAGYINYADTHPSQVDPYRSTSAVPPRPTARPAAQQPAAPGRTGAAGAGAGAGFGSGVGAAAAGAAGASAAGAAASKAGGGASRIDPDATAAQPVAPYDQSLQARTGSTDADTGPNDTAATSTPQPRVQPSEEDRTPKVSRWSDDDYAQAGDKDHYEDTHESPQEQRPATGKPAFFARAAAPAAAGVAFADRNDDDDDRDEPENQPRSMRWLVGGLLAVVLIAGLIFAVTNLGSLFTSEPQAKPTAAPATTNSQASAPATQAAPSAPPAVPPAIESVSRQGNFDFAATFDRDLIKAYDGNAASYWSDMEFATENWGGLAPQGVPLVVKLKGAATVSSITLSQLGGSGGNITVYTNDRPSMDGAKAVGTNSFTSTDLNMPLPEPVQAQYVIVSINSLPKLAAPKTRYGYGLRLAEIKVQ is encoded by the coding sequence GTGTCCAACCCGATCGATGTCGGATCAGTACTGGGCGGCCGCTACAAGGTCACCGCCACAGTGTTGGCCTCGCACGACCACGATCTGGTGCTGGACGGTGTGGACCAGGTCCTCAACCGCCCCGTCAGTATCCTGGTCGCCGGACCGGAGAACACCGAACAGGTTGCCCAGAGTGCCCGCGAGGTCGCCACAGGCGAACGTCCCGGCACCGTGCAGGTATTGGACCTTGGCGTCACCGAGGACGCCACCTACCTCATCACCAACCACACGTCCGCGGCAGACCTGCTGGACCTGGCGGTAACGCCCAATCCGCCCTATGTGGAGCCGTTCTTCACGGACACCTTGGGCAGTGAAATCTTCGGCCAGCCGCGGTCACACGAGCCCGAGCCGTACGACGAGGAAGACCACGTCGACGCCGGATACATCAACTACGCCGATACGCACCCCAGCCAGGTTGATCCCTACCGGTCCACTTCGGCCGTACCGCCCAGGCCTACTGCCCGTCCCGCCGCCCAGCAGCCCGCCGCGCCCGGCCGCACCGGCGCAGCTGGTGCAGGTGCAGGTGCTGGTTTCGGTTCTGGCGTCGGGGCCGCCGCTGCTGGTGCTGCAGGTGCCTCCGCTGCTGGTGCAGCGGCTTCGAAAGCCGGAGGCGGAGCCTCCCGAATCGATCCGGACGCCACTGCCGCACAGCCTGTCGCCCCTTATGACCAATCCCTGCAGGCGCGCACTGGTTCCACGGATGCAGATACGGGCCCCAACGATACGGCTGCCACAAGCACACCCCAGCCGCGGGTCCAGCCCTCCGAAGAGGACCGCACTCCGAAGGTTTCCCGGTGGTCCGATGACGACTATGCGCAGGCAGGGGACAAGGACCACTACGAGGACACTCACGAATCCCCGCAGGAACAGCGTCCGGCAACGGGCAAGCCGGCCTTCTTCGCGCGTGCAGCGGCACCCGCTGCCGCCGGTGTGGCGTTCGCTGACCGTAACGATGACGACGATGACCGTGATGAGCCCGAAAACCAGCCTCGTTCGATGCGCTGGTTGGTTGGCGGCCTCCTGGCCGTCGTGCTGATCGCCGGGCTGATCTTCGCCGTGACCAACCTCGGCAGCCTCTTCACCTCCGAACCGCAGGCCAAGCCGACAGCCGCCCCGGCAACTACCAACTCCCAGGCGTCAGCACCTGCAACGCAGGCAGCACCGTCTGCGCCGCCGGCAGTTCCACCCGCCATTGAGAGTGTCAGCCGGCAGGGGAACTTCGACTTCGCCGCAACCTTCGATCGCGATCTGATCAAGGCCTACGACGGCAACGCCGCCAGCTACTGGTCCGACATGGAGTTCGCCACCGAGAACTGGGGCGGCTTGGCGCCGCAGGGCGTTCCCCTTGTGGTGAAGCTCAAGGGCGCTGCAACTGTCTCTTCCATCACGCTCTCCCAGCTTGGAGGGTCGGGCGGCAACATCACGGTCTACACCAATGACCGGCCTTCCATGGACGGAGCCAAGGCAGTGGGGACCAACAGTTTCACGTCCACCGACCTGAACATGCCGCTCCCGGAACCGGTCCAGGCGCAGTACGTTATTGTCTCCATCAATTCGCTCCCCAAGCTGGCAGCTCCCAAGACCCGGTACGGCTACGGCCTCCGGTTGGCTGAAATCAAGGTCCAGTAG